From the genome of Balaenoptera ricei isolate mBalRic1 chromosome 13, mBalRic1.hap2, whole genome shotgun sequence:
AGAAAACTCATGGGGAGGATCTAGACTGACACCAAAAATGACAGAAAGAGATGCAAGGCTAACATGGGTAATGACTCGAGGGTCTACATGATAAACAGTTGACCCCATCTCCCCACAACCCTCCCTGTGTGCAGCACCAGAAAACAAGCATTGAAACTAAATCTAACTTGAAAACAAAATCAGCAGGCTCTCTTCTAAAGAACTAAATGAATTATCTGGAGAACTAGGGCAGCTTCTGAAAATTCCAGCTTCCCACAGTCAAGTTTTCTGCAATTCTGGCTTTTGGAGGCCCCCAACATAACATCTGGTCCCACCCGCTACCCACACTAAAGTAAAACTGCAAGGCAAAAACCACCctccatacacatacatacacaggtTCCAAACAGCCTTCTTATTCCCTCAttctaaaatagaataaaaattacaaggcatttGAAGAAAGCCTATCCAATAAAAGGAAAGATTAGAAAGAATAATTCAGGGAAAAGAACACATAAGAGGGGCTtctttggtggcgcagtggttgagaatctgcctgcccatgcaggggacatgggtttgagccctggtctgggaggatcccacatgccgcggagcaactaggcccgtgagccacaattgctgagcctgcacgtctggagcctgtgccccacaacaagagaggccacgatagtgagaggcccatgcaccgtgacgaagagtggcccccacttgccgcaactggagaaagccctcgcacagaaacgaagacccaacacagccataaataaataaataaataaataaataaaaatatatatcataaaaaaaaagaacacataagaacaaaacaaagcaaaaaacctcaaaatttttttaatagcctCTGCTTTTGATAATGGCAAATTTCTGCTGATACCAACTGATACAGCTGattgaactatttttaaaaagaaaatccttcagGCATTAAACAGGCCTCAAGAAAAGGCAAACCCAAAATCTAGAGAAggcaaaaacacaaagaaaacccagcctccaaaactgctTTTACCTCAGGGGAATCTGCCAATCCAAAAGAGAGCTGAGAAACTGTTGTGATTTGGGCTGAGCAAATGAAGGGTCAAATCTGAGAATCTGCCCAAGTGGAAAGGTTTGATAATTGCCCCCTTTCTAAAAGCTGGATTCCCAAAAGGCTACACCCTCAGAGTCAGGCTGAACTAGAATTAAATCAGTCCCCTCACAGACCTGCCATCACAGTTTATATCCCCACAGTGATCAAGTAATCCTCAAGTCTTGGATTCAAAAAGGAGGTTCTGCACTGATACATGTCCATAGATGTCTtgcagaagcaaatgaaaatctTTGAAGAAAAGTCTCATTATACTGGCCTCAAATAATTatccaacaaataattttttcaaatattaatacaATGACAAATATACCAAGATAACTAGGCAAATAAAAAAAGACCATGAGACAGTACCAACAGAAACAATagacagaaaagtaaataaataagccagGCTTAAAAGGCTTTGGATATTAGATTGGACACAGACTATAAACAATTGTACATactatgtttagtgaaataaaagACAAGCTTCAAAACATCTGCAGCAAATACAAAGTGACAAAATAGatttgaaaaataactaaatggaatttgcagaaactgaaaaataaaacaagaactgAAACTAATAAATCAACAGGAAAGTTTAAAGGAGACAAGACCACTGAACAGAGAATTAATAAACTGGAAGGTCAGAAAAATTACATAGAATACATCATGGAGAGGCAAAATGATGGTTGACTTTTAGCATACATTTAATGTGAAtcccagagagaaaggagaaagaacaagagaaaggagagagaaagagacttcTCCAGGACAGATGAAAGACATCAATCCATAGATTTAAAAAGCCTAAGCAGACTACATAAAAGGAAATTATACCTAGACAATGAGTGaaactacagaaaaaataaagagaaaatcttcaaagcagacagaaaaaagggacaaatttgcttcaaaagagagaagaatgacTGTTTCAAGGTGCTAAAACAAAGTtccacctagaattctatattcagcaaaATATCTTTCAATAAAGAAAGTAAATCAGCAAGCCAGAACAggtagagaaaaaaagtaaaataaaggcttttttataccaaaaaagaaaagcagagtttGCTACCATCAGACCCTTTAGGATTTACTTAAGAAAGAAATGATCACAAACGGAGGAGcagaaatatgaaaaggaaagatGACCAAAGACAGTATAAATATGTGGATAAATTTATATATCATTGCCTGTATAATATAGCAATAATATAATATAGCCTTATGTGGATTGACAAAGACAACACAAAATAGGTGACAATACCAGCATAAGTGGGGGATGAGGGACTTGTAAATTGAGCTAATGGATTCTAAGATCccattttgttgaggataaaGGGAAAGGTACTAACACTAGGCTCTGATAAATTAAGGATGCATGTAGTAACTGGTAGGGtagcaaaaaaaaagagtatacaaCTTCCAAATTGATAGAGGGAAAACTGAATAAATTATActcaaaaaaaggtaaaaaatggaaagaaaaaaataaaacataaaataagaaagacagaTAGTAAGCACAAAATAAGACGGTACTTCTAACCCATATATATCATTAACTACATTAAATTAAATGCCCcacttaaagacaaagaatatAAGCCTTAAAATAATTCACACcacacacatcaaaaatacatccacatgtggaggaattctcactgaaaactaccTGGAGTCTGGCAGAACTCCTGTACAATCaaagctgtaagaaagatccacacagagtcaggtaggaagggaagagaagtggtCAGGTCAGGACAGGCTTGGAGATCCTCCCTGGGTAGTGAGCAGTTTGAATCACAACATGGGCACCCCAGATCTGGGGTCCAACACAAGGAGGATGAGTCCTCTTAGCTGGTTTGAAATCCAGTGGGACTGACAGTGTGGCTGTAAGAAACCTAGTCTCCACTCGTGAAGAGTGCACACACGCTTGCTTACTCCCAAAataaggcagaggaagcagactgAAACTGTGACCAACCAGTGCGTGCCCCCAGCCCACACCAAGCACCCCCTCCAGCCCCCCTTAATCCACAGCACAGCTCCACACTAGGGCAAAGGCTGCCACAGCTGAGGAGAACACACAGTTGTGAGGGACGGAGCCGGCTTGAATCTGGCACGGCATCTGAATAGAGCAAGGGAACCCATGACTGGTGGTCACAGGGCAGCAAATCAGGAGTGGTCTGGAGTTCTGACTGGTGCTGGGACCACCCCAGCGCATACCCCAGTCCACGCCAAATGCCCACTCTGGCCCCTCTTGCTCCACAACAGTTCCCCACTAGGGCAAAGGCTGCCACTGCAGAGGAAAGTACAAACTGTGGAGGACAGAGTAGGCTCACACTTGGCACAGCACCCAGACAGGGAAAGGGCACCATTACTAGCATTCACAGGGGCAGCAGATCACAAGCAGTCTGTAGCTCTGACTGGTGCCAGGACCATCCAAGTGCAGGCCCCAGCCTCCACTGGGTGCCCAATCCAGCCCCTCTGGTTCCAGCACTGCTCCCCTCGGAGCAAAGGTGCtgatgtggggaggggggaacAGCACACACTCAAAGTGAACAGAACCAACTCGGACCCTACTCTCAGGGTTTCTGCTCCAGCAATTTGGGACCTGACACCATTCCTGATAGGGCAGTGTTGGCAACTGAGGAGTGGAGAAGACCCAGCTTGCATCTGCCTCTGGCTCCAGCCCCTCCATGTCCAGCCCCACCttctaccaaggtgatagcttcCAGCACACTCTGGGGTAAGCTGTGACTTGTGttcacttcagatccagctctcccgtCAAAGCCACTGAGCACACACAGACTATATAGAGATGCTCCCACACAAgcacaccccttcaagaccaggacgggtaactgtttcacctaatttcacagagacagagaaagttaagcaaaatgagaagacaaaggaatttctttaaaatgaaagaacaaggaaaaaaccctgaaaaaacaactaatgaaacagaaataagtaatttaccagataaaatgttcaaagcattagtaacaagaatgctaactgaactagggaaaagaatagatgaactagggaaaagaatagatgaacagtGAAAATTTTTACAAGGAACTAGAAAGTATAAGAAAGAACTAGtcagaactgaaatgaaaaacaccccagaaggaattaacagaagattaggtgatacagaagaatgcaaaaATGATctgaagatagaataatggaaatcacccaatcagaacagcaaaaagaaaaacattaaaaaatgaatatagtataagggacctctgggacaacatccaGCATACCAACATTcaaactataggggtcccagaagaagagagagagagagagagggatcaaaaatgtatgtgatgaaattatggctgaataCTTCCTgatcctgaagaaggaaacagatatccagataaaTAAAGCAGAAATGCTCAAGAGTCTTCTTTATGTGGAAAATAAAAGGCTACAACAGGAagaaagaatctataggaaaggaaaaatctcacttgtataggcaaatatatattaaaaggcTGTGGATCAACCTCTGAAATAAGCTAGtaagaagattaaaagacaaaaaccagagaattccctggtggtccagtggttaggactcagcgctttcagtTCCGTgggcccaggtttaatccctggtcagagaactaagttcccacaagccacatagcacagccacaaaaaaaaaaaaaaaaaaaaaaaaggataaaaaattgtaaaatcaactataactacaataacaGTTAAGGAATaaacataaagatgtaaaatatgacataaaaacaataaaacataggGGAAAGGAGTGAAAAAATGtacatcttttagaatgtgtttgaacttaaatgactaccagtttaaaacttGTAGTTAtatataggtcaacatatatgaaccccatggtaaccacaaatcaaaatcctataacagataaacaaaaactagagagaaaggaacacaagcatagcACTAAATAGAATCATCAAagcacaagggaagaaactaaaagcaGAAGAACaggaaagaactacaaaaaccagaaaacgatgaacaaaatggcagtaagtacgtACCTATCAATAATGatcttaaatgtcaatggactaaatgctccaatcataAGCATAGGGTGGCTGACTGGATGAAAAAACAATACCTATCTattatgctgcttacaagagacccacctcaaaGCTTCAGACATACACAGACTCaaagtgtggggatggaaaaagatatttcatgcaaatggaaatgacaagaaagctggggtagaaATAGTCCTCTCAGACAAAATcgcctttaaaacaaagtctataacaaaagacaaagaagggcattatataatgataaagggatcaatacaaagACAGGATGTAACATTCAATaacatatgcacctaatataggagtaCCTAGTACATAAAGCAAACagtaacagacataaagggagaaactgagagTAATACAAtagtagtaggggactttgacaccccacttacatcaatggacagatcatccagatacaaagtcaataaggaaactgtggtcttaaatgacatattagaccagtTAACTTAAAAGATACCTACAGgatattccacccaaaaacaacagaatacacattcttttcaaatgcacaaagaatgttctccaggacagatcacatgccaGGTCActaaacaagtctcaacaaatttaacaggttagaaattatatcaagcattttttcccagCACAATGGTGTGAACAGAAATCAgtcacaggaagaaaaatggggaaaacacaAACATGCGGAGACTAAACATATGCTACTcaaaaaccaatgggtcactgaagaaatccaagagaaaatcagaaactacctcaagacaaataaaaatggaaacacaactttccaaaatctttgggatgcagcaaaagcagttctaagagaaaagTTTGGAGCAACAGAGGCCTACCtcgagaaatgagaaaaatctcaaacaacataacctaccacctaaaagaattagaaaaaaaaggtcaAAGCCAAAAGTCAGCAGGACAAAGGTAACAATAAAgatcaaagaggaagaaaatgaaacagagaaacatacaacaatagaaaagatcagtgaaaccaagagctggttttttgaaaagataaacaaaattgaaaagtcTTTAgtcaactcatcaagaaaaaaagaggatccaaataaacaaaataagagatacaaaaaaatcataagagaatactaccaacagttatatgccaacaaattgggcaatcaagaagaaatggatacatgtCTAGAAACAGacaacattccaagactgaatgagaaagaaatagataatctgaacagcTGGACCACCAGTAGTGAAACTGAACTATTAATCAAAATACGCCcagcaaacaaaactccaggaccagatggcttcacagagaaATTCTACCAAACGTATAAAGAAGAGCTagtacctatccttctcaaactattccaaaaacctGGAAGATGAAACACTCACAAATTCATTCTACAGTAagaccaccattaccctgataccaaaaccagacaaagaaactacaaaaaaaaaattacaggccaattatcactgatgaatataaatgcaaacaccctcaacaaaatactagcaaaccaaatccaacaatatattttaaaaggatcatacaccatgatcaagtagaatttattccagggatgcaaggatagttcaatattcacaaatcaatcaatgtgatacaccacattaacaaaaggaaagacaaaaaccacatgaccatcttaacagatggagaaaaagcatttaacaaaatcctacgcccttttatgataaaaactctcatcaatgTTGTTCCTACCAGACTGGCAAAAATCAAACcctgataataccaagtgttggtgagaatgaggAACAATGGGAACTGTCATACACTGCTGATAGAGATGTGAATCAGGTATACAGGATGTCTGGCAGTATCCAcaaaagatatacatattctataCCATATTCATTTCATAAGGAAAGgcttagaaaagaatatatatatatacacatatataaccaTATTTGCATTAAAATACCCAGAAGATTAGACAAGAGACTAATAACCGCTACCTAAAGGGAGGGGACCTATATAAGGGATTAAAGGACAGACAGGGTAGAGGAAGACTGTTCACAATACCGTTTTTCAACTTCTACACTCAACCTATATAGCATGGAAGATCTAATTATGATAAGGAGGTATGTTTTCAGCCTTGACACAAAGTGAGAGCTAGAAGTGAGctaaaaatgggaaaggaaggaataagAGAACTAACAGTCATACCTTACAAAGTGAGgagtcaacaacaaaaaatacatattttagtaTGTTATATAAATTGTAAAGGTAacagagaaactaaaaataatgataaaactaCCAAAAatcagaaaggagggaagggactGATGGGGTACTATAGGTTAGTCAAACCTTCATTTATCATAGCAGGAAGTCAAAAGATAAGATCTACAGTTGATAAATCAACAACAAAGCATATTATTCAAAAATGTAAGAAGCCATctgaaaagctaaaaacagaaataataaaaggatGAGGGCCATTTCATTATAAGTCATTAGGTAACTATTTCACTTTTAAACAGGAATATATACTGActcaactaaaaagaaaaaaaatttcacttagAACATACACATCTAAGGACATAAGAACATTTATTTTACCAGGtacaaaataatataatactgACTAAATCCAAGGGGGCTAAAATGACCAAAATTCAGATCTACTAATGTAGGATAGAGCAGAGGGATTCAACTACTGAGATTATTGAATCCaaagatgaaaatgaacacaTCCACCACTCATTAAATGGCCATTTATTAAAAATCCAAGCCAAGCACTATGCATGGTATAGGCTAAAGTGGAAAACCTTGTTAAGTTCTCTCCACTTCTATTCCTAGCACCCTCCAATTTATCATCCTGGCACCAGAGGTTGGCAGTTTTATGTCTTTAAATAGAACTTTGATCACATCGCTCATCTCTTTGAAAAGatggtaattaaaaataaacaggtaGAAGTGCTCACTTCAGCACTACACTTACTAAAATTGTAACGATACAGGGAAAGTTAGCATGgtccctgtgcaaggatgacacaaATTCATGAAGTgttccatatttaaaaataaaataaaataaaaataaacaggtagAGTTAGGCTCCAAACATTTTTGATTGAGGAACTGACAGGATGTCAGTCACAAGAAATTGTCCGCCTTAGGTAGGCAGCTAacaagttatttttaagaaaaatgagtaaTCAGAAAAGAGGCTTAAAAAAGATCTACAAATTAAGAGAATACTCAATAATCTAGGCTCAAAGCTAGCCATGGGAATATAtcttaaaagacatttaaaagaatatatcaaGAGGGCCAGGGGCCTAGGTTGATTACAGATGCAGAACAAAGGAgtaaaaatagtgaaataaataattcaagaaaagatTTCTGAAAGTAATGAGGCTTCAGGGAGGTAGCTGAGAACATCCTGGTGTGATAAAGGTGAGAATGAACTGAAGGTCCATGGCTTTTGCAAAGCTCTTCAATCAGAATATATGTAGGGAATAGTAAGCTGATCAGATTTAGGAATTAAGTAGGAGAGAGAGCTCTAAGAGAAGTTAGTTAAAATGAGGtatctcaaatattttctatttcaatgaCAAGATTTAGTTAGTATACAAGAGTTAATCTAAAATTCCTAAGAACAAATAGATACAGGCCAGAACAGAATCTCACTGAGGCAAAATAATCACTTTACACAGACtgctgaagaagagaaaagaagaagcaacCCTTTAAATGATGGCAATCATTTCTGATCTCTAGCATTATGATGAGGGGTAAGATTTATATCTAATAATGGAGATCAAAGTAAGAATCAAACTTCTGAATCCACCTAACTACACTGGGGTCTTTATAGTCCCTCCCATTTTTTTATGGTTAAGCAGTTTTCAGGAAGAAGTTCTAACTACCCAAGGGAACTTGAATTAGAATTTGTTTTTCCTATCTTAATAGGAAATAGGGAGAAAGAATTATTCCTACAGGAACAAGGAAGAACCAGGCCATCAGTTTTATAAGGTTTTGAACTCAGATCGTTAGCATGGGAAAGACAGGTGGAAATGATTACCCCGTGATAGAGAACTCACCTTCCAGGAAAGCAAATTCATCCACAGCTTCTATTGCATTATCTGAAACACAAGGTAAAGGGACACCTGACTAACTCTGGTCATCAGGGCATCAACCGCTTACAAAAGCACAACCCACACAGTGAAGGGCATGAGGCTTTATGCAAATTAGGGCATTTATAAAATTTGTCCCTTGCTATCTTGAAATCCGTATCTACTCCACCACCAAATTTTACGTATCAGCTGTCTCTCTGagagtaagaaaataagaaaagcctGGTTAAATACTGCTCACTGAGGGGAACATCTTTACTCTGAAAGTCATCAGAGAAGAGCTGCCTATACAGCAGGGAAAGCGATATTATGGTATATGAAAGCTTACAGATGTTTTAGGGTTACCAGCTAAAAAGTAGAGTCAGAAATCAAACCTCTACTTTCTAGGTGAATAAAAAACAGTCAAGCCTGGTACAATATGGCAGAAGGTATAAAGGGGTCTAGTTAGCTTTGGCAACATCTAGACTCCTTCGGTTCTCTGTCCCAGCACCTCTCCAGCCACCCAAAGCAGATTTTCAAAAGATAGGGTTTTCTGGCACTGTGGCAGCCCAAGAGAAAACATCGTAGGAAGAGACCTGTGGCACCGCTCATCTTACAGTGATGCCGTCTTAACCAGTGTAAGGGAAAACCTTGCCCAGCCCTCTCGTCTGCCCCCAGATCCAAGATACCACAGTGACACTTTACCCAAATCTCTCCTCTGAAGGGTTTTCCTCTTCCCCTGTTGAGCACAACAGTAGGCATCTTTTGCAATGGTTTCCACAAACAGTTCCTGtgaagaaaagaagcagaaataaaaaaaaaaaaaaacagtaaaagttaTAATACAAAccaaaattgaaaaaacaaaacaaacaagcagagtTGTATGGATGAATTCTAGTACAATTCTTGTGCGTGCTTCTGTTGGCGGTGGGGGAACGGACAGGGGTGAAAGAGAGGTTCTCAGGGAAGCTGAAGGCTCTCCTGGACTTCATAAAAGTCTagtccccttccccttcctgcaGTCGCCCATGACACATCCGTCCCTCCCTCACTTGTAGATCCACCACACTCATTTACTTGAGGCTCCTACAAGTTCAGTGTTAGATTGGAGATGCAAATTAATGTCGCGTCCAGGCCCTCATGAAGAGGTAGCTATGTTAGCAAACCAGTACAACTACTTTATGTGACCCTTTTTCCGTCCTCCCTTCCTATACTCACACCTCAGAATCCGGCCCCAGCACCTCTCTCACCTCCCGGTGCTCAGCACACCCCGCCCCAAAACCTCTTCTCGCTCCCCACGTTCCCCAAACCTGGCCCAAAAGCTCGCTAAGCCCCGCCCTTCGGAAAGGCCCCGAGCCCCGCCCCTCGCCACGCACCCCCGCCACCCCCTTGTGCCTCTGCCGCACCGCGGCTCGTGCCAGAATGAAGATGGCTTCCTGTCCTGCGAGCGTCACGTCGGGGTCCGCCTTCACCAAGGCCTTCACTCGCGCCAGAGGCAGCCTTGAGAGACGAGCCCCGGGCGCACTCGTCGGGGCATGGGGCTGCGGAGCCGCTGCGTCCCCACCGGTGCCCTCCTCCTCCCGGAAAGCCCCCTTGCCAGCCGCCAGAGCCGCCATCCGGACCCAGAGTGCTGCGCGCGGCCGCCGACTGTGAGCACACAGGCGGTGCCGGCCCCCTTCTCGCGCGCGCTGGAAGCCACGCCCCCTACGGGCGCGTGACTCCGCCCATCACGCGGCGGGCCGCCAGACGGGCCTTTTTGCGCCACTCGCAGCGCCTTTGGGGGCCTGGTAGCCTGTCTTGCCGTCACAGATGACTCTCACGCGACATCATGCCTAGTTGAGCCCTCTTTTGAGAAAGTTGATTGTAAAAGTAAACACAGCAGTAATAGAAATATATACAGGAGAAACTTGAACAAGTTTATGTGCTACTGGAAGAGACAGTAAAATAAGAGCAATAAAAATGttaggagggggcttccctggtggcgcagtggttgagaatctgcctgccaatgcaggggacacgggtttgagccctggtctgggaagatcccacatgccgcggagcaactgggcccgtgagccacaactactgagcctgcgtctggagcctgtgccccgcaacaagagaggccgcgacagtgagaggcccgcgcaccgcaatgaagagtggcctctgcttgccgcaactggagaaagccctcgcacagaaacgaagacccaacacagccaaaaataaataaattaattaattaattttaaaaaaatatgtaggagggaaaagaaacaagttaTGGACATTATTTCAACAATTCTTCCCTCTTTCTCGTGACAAAATGTCATCTATATCAGTTAGGGTACAATTAGGAGAAAGAAACCGCACAGGGTTTGAGCAGGGAAAGTAATTTGAACAGGAAAGTTTAACATAAAAATTCCTAACTTTAACAGGGAATTGACTATTAAGGGGCAAAGAAAAGTCTAAAGAATAGAGGAGTTGCATGTATGTTCCCAGGACTGGGGTAGAAAACCCAAGGATGGAACGAACATGGGAGAGCACCCCCTCCCACCAGAGCTGAGATCAAGATCTTGTTGCAGAGGGCCAGCCACGACTCACTGAAGTGCCCGCTGGCAGGACTCATGGGCAGTTCACTTCTCTGGGGTGCTTTGGAGAGGTGCTGCACACTTCTGGCCACTGTGCACTACAAAAACCTGCTCCCAAAACACACTGGGACCAGGAAATGCCCCTTTTGTCCTCCAATGCACTCTACTGATACAGCATAATATCGTAATCATCTGGCTGAGGAGAAACGTTTTGACATCACCAGCAAGCAATGAAGATGGACCTGGAGCTAAGAGACAATAGGCTGATAGCAGCACACCACACCAGGTTAAATCGAATCCTATGCCTATGCTACAGTGACACCCACGCAGCTGTATGTGGATAGAGAGAACAACAAAAAAcgtcaacaacaaaaaccaaactgaCTGGTCTTACCAGTCTTGTCCTCAGTCTCAAGTGAAAATGAAGGCAGCCAACAATCCCACCACATTCTGCTCACTTGCCTACTCACCAGATGATTATCTGACACCTTCTCCTCAATCCACCTGGCTCTCTCTGCTGATGATATCGGTTgctatttcacagagaaaatagaagcacTGAGAATGGAGCTTCCGCTGACTCTCATCACTGCGCCTATACACCTAACAGTACCTACACCCAGGTGCTCTGCCTTCCCACCTGCCACTGGACTGAAATGTCAGTGCTCCTCTCCAAGGCCATCCCCTCCACATTTGTCCATTAGATTCCTAACCCTTCTTACCTTCTCAAGGAAATCACTCTGgcatctcttttctctctcttgctcttgcTCCCTTGCtatctttctctccctctgctgAACCATCCCT
Proteins encoded in this window:
- the POLE4 gene encoding DNA polymerase epsilon subunit 4 yields the protein MAALAAGKGAFREEEGTGGDAAAPQPHAPTSAPGARLSRLPLARVKALVKADPDVTLAGQEAIFILARAAELFVETIAKDAYCCAQQGKRKTLQRRDLDNAIEAVDEFAFLEGTLD